The following coding sequences are from one Candidatus Nitrohelix vancouverensis window:
- a CDS encoding HigA family addiction module antidote protein has translation MTMKHPDHPGKLIKHCVESSGLNVTEAAEGLGVTRQTLSRVINAKTSLSPEMAIRVSKAFGSTPEHWLRMQMAYDMSQMQDKIASIKVKRFPEATPSNA, from the coding sequence ATGACGATGAAACACCCGGATCATCCGGGGAAATTAATAAAACATTGCGTAGAATCTTCCGGCTTGAACGTCACGGAAGCGGCGGAAGGACTTGGAGTGACCCGGCAAACCTTGTCTCGGGTGATAAACGCCAAAACTTCCCTGTCGCCTGAGATGGCGATTCGCGTATCCAAGGCTTTTGGGAGTACGCCGGAGCATTGGCTTCGAATGCAAATGGCCTATGATATGTCGCAAATGCAGGACAAGATTGCGAGCATCAAGGTGAAGCGTTTCCCAGAAGCGACGCCTTCCAATGCATAA
- a CDS encoding DUF1566 domain-containing protein: MTEEQKLPEKREGQVTKPGTPEAPKRWIEKGPHVIFDTVTKIYWMKKDSWQDKGKFFNWHEARDYTDNKNMRKIGGFNDWRLPNSDEAATLYDESLKNVAKGGGVVHIDGVFPEESFRVQWLTGDTSTRRPRFDYAEGKVLTADEYSFGSVRICRKDPVGKINSQNQRRR; encoded by the coding sequence ATGACGGAAGAACAAAAGCTACCAGAAAAAAGAGAAGGTCAAGTTACAAAACCCGGAACGCCGGAGGCTCCCAAACGATGGATCGAGAAAGGCCCGCATGTCATTTTCGACACGGTGACCAAAATCTACTGGATGAAAAAAGATTCCTGGCAGGACAAGGGAAAGTTTTTCAATTGGCACGAAGCTCGCGATTATACCGACAATAAAAACATGAGAAAGATCGGCGGCTTCAACGACTGGCGCCTGCCCAATAGCGACGAGGCCGCAACGCTTTATGATGAAAGCTTGAAAAACGTGGCAAAAGGCGGCGGCGTGGTCCATATTGATGGAGTATTCCCTGAAGAATCTTTCCGTGTGCAATGGCTCACGGGAGACACCTCGACGCGGCGCCCGCGTTTCGATTACGCCGAAGGCAAAGTGTTGACGGCGGATGAATACAGTTTTGGTTCCGTGCGGATTTGCCGCAAGGATCCGGTCGGAAAGATCAACAGTCAAAATCAACGACGACGTTAA
- a CDS encoding STAS domain-containing protein, with the protein MEKIHKEILGLMGKIDINCRDEGDVIVIELSGQLDIYNSGDLNRLIDAYIQRGFQKFVVNLEKVSYWDSSTLSVFINCMRSLEELNGKFLLAGLQGSPREVFEMAKLDQVFSVFPNVGQALEAAG; encoded by the coding sequence ATGGAAAAAATCCACAAGGAAATTTTGGGCCTGATGGGCAAGATAGATATCAATTGCCGCGACGAGGGAGACGTCATCGTCATTGAATTGAGCGGGCAGTTGGATATCTATAATTCCGGTGATCTGAACCGTTTGATAGACGCTTACATACAACGCGGTTTTCAAAAATTTGTCGTCAATTTGGAAAAAGTATCTTATTGGGACAGTTCCACTTTAAGCGTTTTCATCAACTGCATGCGCAGTCTGGAAGAGTTGAACGGAAAATTCCTGCTGGCCGGTCTGCAAGGCTCGCCAAGAGAGGTTTTTGAAATGGCAAAACTCGATCAGGTATTTTCCGTGTTCCCGAATGTAGGGCAGGCTCTGGAAGCGGCTGGATGA
- a CDS encoding DUF1566 domain-containing protein: protein MAEERFIDNGDGTITDTLTTLMWMKEDSFQMLKKFSSYYHCEKVLAKLNGEAFAGYSDWRFPDKHEAFSLFEEAKVVKDKYDMDIHIDPIFPPGGGFSTWTSHKRGKFTAYNLSYSSGTGGHKETDENINDCVRFVRGELDAKRYKKRPIPQPKDVVTRGGGWR from the coding sequence ATGGCCGAGGAAAGATTCATTGATAATGGCGACGGAACCATAACGGATACGTTGACGACTCTGATGTGGATGAAGGAAGACTCCTTTCAGATGCTTAAGAAGTTTTCGAGCTATTATCATTGTGAAAAAGTACTGGCAAAACTCAATGGAGAGGCATTTGCCGGATATTCAGACTGGAGGTTTCCAGACAAACACGAAGCCTTTAGTTTGTTTGAAGAAGCCAAGGTAGTGAAAGACAAATACGATATGGATATTCATATCGATCCCATATTCCCGCCCGGTGGTGGATTCAGCACCTGGACCAGCCATAAGCGAGGTAAATTCACGGCGTATAACCTCTCATACAGTAGCGGCACCGGCGGGCATAAAGAGACCGATGAAAATATCAACGACTGCGTACGCTTTGTGCGAGGCGAACTCGATGCCAAGCGCTATAAGAAACGACCCATACCACAACCAAAAGACGTGGTCACTCGCGGCGGCGGCTGGCGTTAA
- a CDS encoding DUF1566 domain-containing protein, which translates to MSEEIENEDTTEEIVDDAAELEEGEEEFLEEEFIGGDEWGEEEEDEEGSALAEEEIPNYIDNGDGTIGDTRNKLIWKKDDSYREFGYGITWYEAHDYCEKINEDKFAGYDDWRLCGPDEAKSLFSFTKSNYDKDGAEIHIDPSFAEDGGHNTWTYDEKPEYPQYAMKFSYVTGNTVWENKDNEYSHCRLVRDVVSDEWEPEWRSETRKFER; encoded by the coding sequence ATGAGCGAAGAGATTGAAAACGAAGATACCACCGAAGAAATAGTAGACGACGCCGCAGAGCTGGAAGAAGGCGAAGAAGAATTTCTCGAAGAAGAGTTCATTGGCGGCGACGAGTGGGGCGAAGAGGAAGAGGACGAAGAAGGAAGCGCGCTCGCTGAAGAAGAGATTCCGAACTATATAGACAACGGCGACGGCACCATTGGCGATACGCGCAACAAGTTGATCTGGAAAAAAGACGACTCCTATCGCGAATTCGGTTACGGCATCACCTGGTACGAAGCGCACGATTATTGCGAAAAGATCAACGAGGATAAATTTGCCGGCTACGACGACTGGCGCCTGTGCGGGCCGGATGAGGCGAAGTCGCTATTTTCCTTCACCAAGTCAAATTATGACAAAGATGGCGCGGAGATTCACATCGATCCCAGCTTTGCGGAAGACGGCGGGCACAACACCTGGACCTATGACGAGAAACCGGAGTACCCGCAATATGCCATGAAGTTCAGCTATGTCACCGGCAACACGGTTTGGGAAAATAAAGATAACGAATACTCACATTGTCGCCTGGTGCGGGATGTGGTGAGCGACGAGTGGGAGCCGGAATGGCGTTCCGAAACCCGCAAATTCGAGCGCTGA
- a CDS encoding tetratricopeptide repeat protein has product MSDKPTKPTDWVTMKIHPEIFEELGVKDPEETKREMAISKRFRQVKKELNKTPDDLDLLTELGSLYIDGGNYEDAIKELKTVVSRDKKHANAYKLLGTAYALHQHEDEAIITLNKATELAPDDPETHFNLGGVYMLKDYFQNATQSFKRVVELDPMDAMGYANLAAAYDMQGMYDEEIQVLKKVLMFNPEDKELRSALSTAYYHTGNYEEALNSALCVIELDDKDPQAFCNLGSCYSSMDMTDEAVDAFKKAIAISPDYSLPHTNLGSLYATIGRVEAAIKEFKQAASLNQYDSLAWFNLYNCYKEVGRAEDANDAYRRYEEIMKKSTEDAGTVDHNNIPGGVSQTGQLAGGGTLDQAQPGTEGAMPEN; this is encoded by the coding sequence ATGTCGGACAAGCCAACCAAACCCACCGACTGGGTCACAATGAAAATTCACCCCGAGATCTTCGAAGAACTCGGCGTTAAAGATCCTGAAGAAACCAAACGGGAGATGGCCATTTCCAAGCGATTCCGTCAGGTAAAAAAAGAACTCAACAAGACTCCCGACGATCTGGATTTGCTCACCGAGCTGGGTTCCCTTTATATCGACGGCGGCAACTACGAAGACGCCATCAAGGAACTCAAAACCGTCGTCAGCCGGGATAAAAAACACGCCAACGCCTACAAACTGCTGGGCACCGCCTACGCTCTGCACCAGCATGAGGACGAAGCCATCATCACTTTGAACAAGGCGACGGAGCTGGCGCCGGACGATCCGGAAACCCATTTCAATCTCGGCGGCGTTTACATGTTGAAGGATTATTTTCAAAATGCGACGCAATCGTTCAAACGCGTGGTCGAACTCGATCCCATGGACGCGATGGGCTACGCCAATCTCGCCGCGGCCTACGACATGCAGGGCATGTACGACGAAGAAATTCAGGTCCTCAAAAAAGTGCTGATGTTCAATCCCGAAGACAAGGAACTGCGATCGGCGTTGTCCACGGCCTATTACCACACCGGCAACTATGAAGAGGCGCTCAACAGCGCGCTCTGCGTTATTGAACTCGACGACAAGGACCCGCAGGCCTTTTGTAACCTGGGAAGCTGTTACTCCAGCATGGACATGACCGACGAAGCGGTCGACGCCTTCAAAAAAGCTATCGCCATTTCGCCGGATTATTCTCTGCCGCACACCAATCTGGGCAGTCTCTACGCGACCATCGGGCGCGTTGAAGCGGCGATCAAGGAATTCAAGCAGGCGGCGTCGCTCAACCAGTACGACAGTCTGGCCTGGTTCAACCTCTACAACTGCTACAAGGAAGTGGGCCGCGCCGAAGACGCCAACGACGCCTATCGACGTTATGAAGAGATCATGAAAAAGAGCACGGAAGACGCCGGAACGGTGGACCACAACAACATCCCCGGCGGCGTTTCGCAAACCGGACAACTGGCCGGCGGCGGCACTTTGGATCAGGCCCAGCCTGGCACCGAAGGCGCCATGCCAGAGAACTAG
- a CDS encoding c-type cytochrome: MFVKKFITFMMAVGIVAAAGSFEGKAQAETSVKENALGATVYKHMCIYCHGEDGNGGGKVTSYLYPWPRDFRNGVFKRRSTPSGSLPLDEDIYKTIVRGIPGTGMPAWKDSLSEAEVWGVIEYIKGFSDRFKTEEMKEPIPVGKAPAPTPESLATGAELYKELRCARCHGSDLKGSGELSSNLFDIWDHRVFIYDLTNPNTYKFGFQPEDIYLTLTAGLDGTPMKAYSDLSDEERWSLTHFVDSKINGERYEPAGFEVDLEVSLTDQEIDLDPNHERWNTVPIQAVHMLPLSARNNPVNRIKVQTLKNDEAIAFRLQWEDPKPDKSSSRHQDFKDAVALEFALGDAVLHKHGHNEPFFGMGNRGKVVNIWQWRADWQTEIETKKKLEYATDGIDLDVMVFGGEVNPVDSLNPFRDVPVEELNAEGFGTLTPQPQTKQNILGQGEWKDGVWSVVFYRTLETLNKWDIFFQNEKPVLMSFAIWDGANHDRNGRKVISMWQKLNLPK, from the coding sequence ATGTTCGTTAAAAAATTCATTACCTTTATGATGGCGGTCGGCATTGTCGCGGCCGCTGGTTCCTTTGAGGGCAAGGCCCAGGCGGAGACGTCCGTGAAAGAAAACGCTCTGGGGGCGACTGTCTACAAGCATATGTGCATTTATTGTCATGGCGAAGACGGCAACGGCGGCGGTAAGGTAACGTCCTACCTTTACCCCTGGCCGAGAGATTTTCGAAACGGCGTGTTCAAGCGTCGTTCCACGCCTTCCGGCTCGCTTCCTCTCGATGAGGATATTTACAAAACCATCGTTCGCGGTATCCCCGGCACGGGCATGCCGGCCTGGAAAGATTCTCTTTCCGAAGCCGAAGTCTGGGGGGTGATTGAATACATCAAGGGATTTTCAGACCGCTTCAAAACGGAAGAGATGAAAGAGCCGATTCCAGTCGGCAAGGCTCCCGCCCCAACGCCTGAGTCGCTTGCAACGGGCGCCGAATTATATAAAGAATTGCGTTGCGCGCGGTGTCATGGTTCGGACCTGAAAGGCTCCGGCGAATTGTCCTCGAATCTGTTCGATATCTGGGATCACCGGGTATTTATCTATGATTTAACGAATCCGAACACTTATAAATTTGGCTTCCAACCTGAAGATATTTACCTGACATTGACCGCGGGACTGGACGGCACGCCGATGAAGGCCTATTCGGATCTTAGCGATGAAGAGCGTTGGAGCCTGACTCATTTTGTCGACTCAAAAATCAATGGCGAACGCTATGAGCCAGCGGGATTTGAGGTCGATCTGGAAGTGAGCCTGACCGATCAGGAGATCGATCTGGACCCGAACCACGAACGATGGAATACAGTTCCCATTCAGGCCGTTCATATGTTACCGTTAAGCGCACGAAACAACCCAGTGAACCGGATCAAGGTGCAGACCCTGAAAAACGACGAAGCCATCGCGTTTCGTTTGCAGTGGGAAGACCCCAAGCCGGATAAGTCCTCGTCGCGGCATCAGGATTTTAAAGACGCCGTGGCTCTGGAATTTGCATTGGGAGATGCGGTCCTGCACAAACACGGGCACAATGAGCCGTTTTTCGGGATGGGCAATCGCGGCAAAGTCGTCAACATCTGGCAGTGGCGCGCCGATTGGCAAACGGAGATCGAAACTAAGAAAAAACTGGAGTACGCGACGGACGGTATCGACCTGGACGTGATGGTGTTTGGCGGGGAAGTGAATCCTGTGGATTCATTAAATCCCTTCCGCGATGTTCCCGTCGAAGAACTGAACGCCGAGGGCTTTGGGACCTTGACGCCTCAACCGCAGACCAAGCAGAATATTCTGGGGCAGGGCGAGTGGAAGGATGGGGTCTGGAGCGTGGTATTCTATCGCACTTTGGAAACCCTGAATAAATGGGATATATTTTTTCAGAATGAAAAACCGGTTCTCATGTCGTTCGCCATTTGGGACGGCGCGAACCACGACCGCAACGGTCGTAAGGTGATTTCAATGTGGCAAAAGTTGAATTTGCCAAAATAA
- a CDS encoding response regulator, translating into MDTAEKEFKGMRIVLVDDMPQNLDVLIGTLKELGCNLFVAKSGEQALELLTREVPDLILMDIKMPGMSGLEVCKKIKADPELQQVPVIFITAVSGVEDTLEAFRIGGADYVTKPFNREEVVARVSNLLRLQKALAEKEALLEKFAGTANLYKTIVEKASELIFELNPERQFIFANSSFKFLGYDPVELVGRSVNMLFPKPPSEDEMERLATKGVGPLTTVGLELTVKVNEDSTISGELKEMRFSFDTYGLWSVPDELVFKDDVKKKFLGTLCIGRQI; encoded by the coding sequence ATGGATACCGCAGAAAAAGAATTTAAGGGCATGAGAATTGTGCTGGTGGATGACATGCCCCAGAACCTTGACGTGTTGATTGGGACCCTCAAGGAATTGGGTTGCAATCTCTTCGTCGCAAAATCCGGCGAGCAAGCGCTTGAGCTTTTGACGCGAGAAGTTCCAGATCTCATCCTCATGGATATCAAGATGCCGGGAATGAGCGGTCTGGAAGTGTGTAAAAAGATCAAAGCCGATCCAGAGCTTCAACAGGTTCCTGTTATTTTCATCACTGCCGTGTCCGGCGTTGAAGATACATTGGAAGCGTTTCGGATCGGCGGCGCGGATTATGTGACCAAGCCTTTCAACCGCGAGGAAGTGGTGGCGCGTGTCAGTAATTTGTTGCGTCTTCAAAAAGCTTTGGCCGAGAAAGAAGCGCTTCTTGAAAAATTTGCAGGAACGGCCAATCTCTACAAGACGATCGTAGAGAAGGCATCCGAGTTGATATTTGAACTGAACCCGGAGAGGCAGTTTATCTTTGCGAATTCATCGTTCAAGTTTTTGGGTTACGATCCGGTGGAACTGGTGGGGCGGTCGGTGAATATGTTGTTTCCAAAACCGCCCAGCGAGGATGAAATGGAACGGCTGGCGACAAAAGGAGTCGGGCCGTTGACTACGGTTGGTTTGGAGTTGACGGTGAAGGTTAACGAAGACTCGACTATCTCGGGGGAACTGAAAGAGATGCGGTTTTCTTTCGATACTTATGGTTTGTGGAGCGTTCCCGACGAGCTGGTTTTTAAAGATGACGTGAAGAAAAAGTTTTTAGGCACCTTGTGCATTGGCCGTCAAATCTGA
- a CDS encoding DUF1566 domain-containing protein, translating to MQLVIKPSNTMRRFILISALIVCVSQAGQGFAEEPKKGGDPLFEGQILSLTKPVQELAPSGDTRFTDNKDGTVTDQKTGLIWKQTDSYQEHKKWINWEMAQDFVKDLNDARFAGHSDWRLPDRSELESLYEKDKNIAWNYYWTENQIHMDPVFGNTSCCFWSSETQKEDYAWGFNYIRGKAYLSMKSGPGLSLSVIRPVRGEKAVNSMAEAKK from the coding sequence ATGCAACTTGTGATAAAACCATCCAATACGATGCGGCGCTTCATTCTGATATCGGCGCTGATAGTCTGCGTCAGTCAGGCCGGGCAAGGATTTGCCGAGGAGCCGAAGAAGGGCGGAGATCCTTTGTTCGAAGGGCAGATACTTTCCCTGACCAAGCCGGTGCAAGAGCTTGCGCCATCCGGCGACACGCGTTTCACCGACAACAAGGACGGGACGGTGACGGACCAGAAAACCGGTTTGATCTGGAAGCAGACAGATTCGTATCAGGAGCACAAGAAGTGGATCAATTGGGAAATGGCTCAAGACTTTGTTAAGGACCTCAACGACGCCCGCTTTGCGGGACATAGCGATTGGCGTTTGCCGGATCGCAGTGAGTTGGAGTCCTTGTACGAGAAGGATAAGAATATTGCCTGGAATTATTATTGGACTGAGAACCAGATCCACATGGACCCTGTTTTCGGCAACACCAGTTGTTGTTTCTGGTCCAGTGAAACGCAGAAAGAAGACTATGCCTGGGGCTTCAACTACATTCGCGGCAAAGCCTATTTGAGTATGAAAAGCGGACCGGGGCTTTCCCTGTCGGTGATTCGTCCGGTACGCGGCGAAAAGGCGGTCAATTCCATGGCGGAGGCGAAAAAATGA
- a CDS encoding plasmid maintenance system killer protein: MIESFRHRGLKRLYEKGDKSKLRSDMAEKAELFLSVLDTAETLDELKISGFGFHPLKGNMRDFHSVSVSRNHRIIFRFEDGKAFDIDLVDYH; the protein is encoded by the coding sequence ATGATTGAAAGTTTCCGCCACCGCGGCTTGAAAAGACTTTATGAAAAGGGCGATAAATCCAAGTTACGGTCGGATATGGCGGAAAAGGCAGAGCTTTTTCTATCGGTTCTGGACACCGCAGAAACGCTGGATGAACTGAAAATTTCGGGCTTCGGTTTTCATCCCCTCAAAGGCAATATGCGCGATTTTCACAGCGTCTCCGTTTCGCGGAATCATAGAATCATCTTCAGATTTGAAGATGGAAAGGCTTTTGATATTGATCTGGTGGATTACCATTAA
- a CDS encoding DUF1566 domain-containing protein, with product MPEVIFEVNEDGTVTDSENDVIWSLRDSRQLLGKWLNWDEANSFVEACNEQSYLGFTDWRLPTKSELRVFFKYKDQYSQYFLNIMPEKKKRSVSNYQSGGETSVWTSETRYDSYAWKCYFPSGKEICVDQSVSTTGTSARLVRDA from the coding sequence ATGCCCGAAGTAATTTTTGAAGTTAACGAAGACGGCACCGTTACCGACTCTGAAAACGACGTGATTTGGAGTTTGAGAGATTCCCGGCAACTACTGGGAAAGTGGTTGAATTGGGACGAGGCGAACAGTTTTGTGGAAGCCTGTAACGAACAAAGTTATCTGGGTTTTACGGATTGGCGGCTCCCCACCAAAAGTGAATTGCGAGTTTTCTTTAAGTACAAGGACCAGTACTCACAGTATTTTTTGAACATCATGCCCGAGAAGAAAAAACGTTCGGTCTCCAATTATCAGTCCGGCGGCGAAACCAGCGTTTGGACTTCGGAGACCCGCTACGACTCTTATGCATGGAAATGTTATTTTCCGTCTGGGAAAGAAATTTGCGTTGATCAGTCCGTGTCTACGACCGGCACTTCGGCGCGTCTGGTCAGAGATGCTTGA
- a CDS encoding radical SAM protein: MKTALIFPPQWYPSQPYLSLPTLTAYLQKQGFEADQFDFNIESYDILLSRPYLEECVEQIRARLSAPAMSEEDREVRPVYRQILGDEAYLESVFSEVEDAKKVLRSEDLFFQFPLYKDAYTTLKIAMKLISFAHHPSRIDLDSFFMQGNPEENLSGIMTATQDRLRNPFIKLYEERLLKQVSWDDYGLAGISIIHAGQVIPGLTLARQLKRLRPDLHIVIGGSVFARHQDLLGDKQVLFKEFFDSVVLFEGELPLETLIRRLEAGESVDTVPNLIHLKDDKVVHNSREKALPYERLARPTFDALPLDKYLMPYPVLPYMASRGCYWGKCTFCTHSFIYDSHYRKENETQVAEDIDYLGKRYNTRFFTFSDEAISPNAFSRMSKALLAQKTPMRALGMLKFESGEVETPGLFKEMFDAGFIMLFFGLESANDRILSIIDKGCDQATEKRVLKHSSDAGIWNHLYLFFGFPTETREEAEDTIQFTVQNSESGAGTIHSVGQSIFTLEKDSAIYHNPAKFKIDRIIHDPNRDLAIIFDYEINEGMARDEVMDVYESFDATIEENFESRRVWKFLSREHFLLYLDRYGKEGIQKMAMDGAAEQQTVN; the protein is encoded by the coding sequence ATGAAAACAGCCCTGATATTTCCGCCGCAATGGTACCCGAGCCAGCCTTACCTGTCTCTGCCGACGCTGACCGCGTATTTGCAGAAGCAGGGCTTCGAAGCGGATCAATTTGACTTCAATATTGAAAGCTACGACATCCTCCTGAGTCGGCCTTATCTGGAGGAATGCGTCGAGCAGATTCGCGCCCGGCTATCCGCCCCGGCGATGTCTGAGGAAGACCGGGAAGTGCGTCCGGTGTATCGGCAGATTCTGGGCGACGAGGCTTATCTGGAGTCGGTGTTCTCTGAAGTGGAGGACGCCAAGAAGGTCTTGCGCTCGGAGGATTTGTTCTTTCAGTTTCCTTTATACAAGGACGCCTACACGACGCTGAAGATCGCGATGAAGCTCATCTCCTTCGCGCATCATCCGAGCCGTATCGATCTCGATTCCTTTTTCATGCAGGGCAACCCGGAAGAGAATCTCAGCGGGATCATGACGGCGACGCAGGACAGACTGCGCAATCCTTTTATCAAACTATACGAAGAGCGTCTGCTCAAGCAGGTTTCCTGGGACGACTACGGGCTTGCGGGCATTTCCATCATTCACGCCGGACAGGTCATCCCCGGCCTCACGCTGGCGCGTCAGCTCAAGCGACTGCGCCCGGACCTGCATATCGTGATCGGCGGTAGCGTGTTCGCCCGGCATCAGGATTTGCTGGGGGACAAGCAAGTCCTGTTCAAGGAATTTTTCGACAGCGTCGTGCTGTTCGAAGGCGAACTGCCGCTGGAAACCCTCATTCGACGTCTCGAAGCGGGAGAGAGCGTCGACACGGTGCCCAATCTGATTCACCTGAAAGACGACAAGGTGGTGCACAATAGCCGCGAGAAGGCTTTGCCCTACGAGCGACTGGCCCGCCCGACCTTCGACGCGCTTCCCCTCGACAAATACCTGATGCCGTATCCGGTGCTTCCCTACATGGCGAGCCGGGGCTGTTACTGGGGGAAATGCACTTTCTGCACGCATAGCTTCATTTACGATTCGCATTACCGCAAGGAAAACGAAACGCAGGTGGCAGAGGATATCGACTATCTCGGCAAGCGATACAACACGCGCTTCTTCACTTTCTCGGACGAGGCGATTTCTCCCAACGCTTTCAGCCGCATGTCCAAGGCCCTCTTGGCGCAGAAAACGCCGATGCGCGCCCTCGGCATGTTGAAGTTCGAATCGGGAGAGGTGGAAACGCCGGGCCTGTTCAAAGAGATGTTCGACGCCGGTTTCATCATGCTCTTCTTCGGCCTGGAGAGCGCCAACGACCGCATCCTGTCGATCATCGACAAGGGTTGCGATCAGGCGACGGAAAAGCGGGTCTTGAAACACAGTTCCGACGCGGGCATCTGGAACCATCTGTATCTGTTCTTTGGCTTCCCGACGGAAACGCGGGAGGAAGCCGAGGACACCATCCAGTTCACTGTGCAGAACAGCGAGTCGGGAGCGGGCACCATTCATTCCGTCGGGCAGTCCATCTTCACGCTGGAGAAAGATTCCGCCATTTATCACAACCCGGCCAAGTTCAAGATCGACCGCATCATTCACGATCCCAATCGCGATCTCGCCATCATATTTGATTATGAGATCAACGAAGGCATGGCCCGCGACGAAGTCATGGACGTTTACGAATCCTTCGATGCAACCATCGAAGAAAATTTCGAATCGCGCCGGGTCTGGAAATTTTTATCGAGAGAACATTTTCTTCTCTACCTGGACAGGTACGGAAAAGAAGGCATTCAAAAAATGGCGATGGACGGAGCCGCCGAACAACAAACGGTGAATTAG